Within the Halorhabdus rudnickae genome, the region TGCCATACGCGATAGTACAGATGCTCGCGTTATACATGTTGCGCCACATGTGAGTGTCTTCCCGTGCCATCAGATGACGAGAACAACGAGAAACGCCACCAGCATCGACAGCGTTAGCACGAATTGCATCACGCTTGAGCCGAGCGTTCCGATCAAGGCGTACCCGGCCGCCCGCAGGCTCTCGTTGCTGGCCCGTCCCCGGTAGAGTTCGAGTGCGAACACCGTGGCGGTGATGCCGAGGACGATCCCCACCGGCCCGAGGACAAAGAACAACAGGAACCCGACGACGGCACCGGCCAGACTACTCAGTGTCGAGGCACCGCCGGCCTTGGCGGCCATCGCGCCCGCCAAGTAGTCGACAGCGACGACGACCAACCCGACGGCGACGAACCCGACGAGCACGAGCGGTCCGGGGGTCACGTAGCCCGTGCTCCACCAGTACACGACGATTCCGCCGATCGAGAGCAGGCCTGCGGGAACCATCGGA harbors:
- a CDS encoding DUF456 domain-containing protein, whose protein sequence is MEITLFLLIALALLLGGVIGSFVPMVPAGLLSIGGIVVYWWSTGYVTPGPLVLVGFVAVGLVVVAVDYLAGAMAAKAGGASTLSSLAGAVVGFLLFFVLGPVGIVLGITATVFALELYRGRASNESLRAAGYALIGTLGSSVMQFVLTLSMLVAFLVVLVI